A region of Sneathiella limimaris DNA encodes the following proteins:
- a CDS encoding aspartate kinase, whose product MPKTNLKAEQTKTPEPGHSVHKIGGTSMDEVEAVFNNILIGDREGADLYNRIFVVSAYSGMTDLLLEHKKTHEPGVFSLYSSSENEWAWGDALNKVGEAMHKKNQECLEDKADLDLANRFVEERIEGVRSCLIDLHRLCSFGHFQLPEHLATVREMLSSLGEAHSAFNTMLLLKRRGVNSIFVDLSGWRESHSLTLDERITEAFAEIDLTQQLPIVTGYAQCEEGLTGIYGRGYSEVTFSRIACLTGAKEAIIHKEFHLSSADPKIVPAEDIRPIGVTNYDVADQLSNMGMEAIHPKAAKGLRKNNIPLRIMNTFEPNHEGTIISEDGKSDSSKVEIITGLPSLYEVEVYDQDIVGTPGAANPVQQAFSRFKLWTVSKYINANTLTHYVSAPLKQIRRCIDELEQKCPSATVRTRKVAVVSAIGSNLAEGQFFETAVAALSQAGISLIATQKPSRNVDLQFVVAEKDYDATIRTLHKALVEIRANKVKPAIKKAA is encoded by the coding sequence ATGCCAAAAACCAATCTTAAGGCCGAACAGACCAAAACCCCAGAACCGGGTCACAGTGTCCATAAAATCGGGGGCACCTCTATGGACGAAGTAGAGGCGGTCTTTAACAACATCCTGATCGGTGATCGCGAAGGCGCGGATCTTTATAACCGGATCTTCGTTGTCTCCGCCTATAGCGGGATGACGGACCTGCTGCTTGAGCATAAGAAAACCCATGAACCAGGCGTTTTCTCACTCTATTCAAGCTCTGAAAATGAGTGGGCTTGGGGTGATGCGCTCAATAAAGTCGGCGAAGCCATGCACAAAAAGAACCAGGAATGCCTGGAAGACAAGGCTGATTTGGATCTGGCCAACCGGTTCGTGGAAGAACGGATTGAAGGCGTCAGAAGCTGCCTGATTGACCTGCATCGTCTATGCTCTTTTGGTCACTTCCAGCTGCCTGAACATCTGGCCACTGTCCGGGAAATGCTGAGCAGTCTTGGTGAAGCCCATAGTGCGTTTAACACCATGCTGCTGCTCAAGCGCCGCGGTGTAAATTCCATCTTTGTTGATCTTTCCGGTTGGCGGGAAAGTCATTCGCTCACTCTGGATGAGCGGATTACCGAAGCCTTTGCCGAGATTGATCTGACGCAGCAGCTTCCGATCGTGACGGGCTACGCCCAGTGCGAGGAGGGCCTGACAGGAATTTACGGTCGTGGGTATAGTGAGGTGACCTTCTCTCGCATTGCCTGCCTAACCGGCGCAAAAGAAGCCATTATTCACAAGGAATTCCACCTCAGCAGCGCGGATCCGAAAATTGTTCCCGCTGAGGATATACGCCCCATTGGCGTCACCAATTATGACGTGGCTGATCAGCTCAGCAATATGGGGATGGAGGCCATCCATCCGAAGGCCGCCAAAGGTCTTCGCAAGAATAATATTCCGCTTCGGATTATGAATACTTTTGAGCCAAACCATGAAGGAACGATCATCTCCGAAGATGGCAAATCCGACAGCTCAAAAGTGGAGATTATCACAGGTCTGCCAAGCCTCTATGAGGTTGAGGTTTATGACCAGGATATCGTGGGAACGCCTGGCGCCGCTAACCCGGTACAACAGGCCTTCTCCCGGTTTAAACTCTGGACTGTCTCCAAATACATCAATGCCAATACGCTGACCCATTACGTGTCAGCACCATTGAAACAAATTCGCAGGTGCATTGATGAATTGGAGCAGAAATGCCCTTCCGCCACGGTGCGAACACGCAAGGTGGCCGTTGTGTCCGCGATCGGCTCCAACCTGGCGGAAGGGCAGTTCTTTGAAACTGCCGTTGCAGCCTTGTCACAAGCCGGGATCTCCCTGATTGCAACCCAGAAACCAAGCCGGAATGTGGATCTGCAATTTGTCGTTGCCGAAAAGGACTATGACGCAACGATCCGGACCCTGCATAAAGCATTGGTTGAGATCCGTGCAAACAAGGTAAAACCAGCTATTAAGAAAGCGGCTTAA
- the ectB gene encoding diaminobutyrate--2-oxoglutarate transaminase — protein sequence MTIFDKRESEVQSYARSFPVEFTRAEGPYLITADEKPYIDFLAGAGSLNYGHNHPVLQEALVDYIKSGGITHGLDMHTSAKRKFLEAFDKYILSPRGMDYRIQFTGPTGANAVEAALKLARKVKGRENIISFTNGFHGVTLGALAVTGNEHHRGAAGVTLGGTTRVPFDGYLGSGIDTTEYLDKLLSDGSSGVDLPAAVIVEAIQGEGGLNAARIDWLQNLEAVCRKHDVLLILDDIQAGCGRSGSFFSFEDAGIKPDMITLSKSLSGYGLPFAITLFRPELDQWKPGEHNGTFRGNNHAFVTAAAALEEFWSDDAFIEQVNENARVLHHRLLEMTLKYGKGSLTGRGRGMMQGIAFENGEIAGRICAHCFENGLVIETSGADDEVVKVLAPLNIPAEVLNQGLDILEEAVALEIPASRARAAE from the coding sequence ATGACTATCTTTGACAAAAGAGAATCTGAAGTCCAGAGCTATGCGCGCTCTTTCCCAGTAGAATTCACTCGGGCAGAAGGCCCATACCTGATTACAGCCGATGAAAAACCTTACATCGACTTTCTAGCAGGTGCCGGTAGCCTGAACTACGGCCACAATCATCCTGTCTTGCAGGAAGCGCTTGTGGATTACATCAAATCTGGCGGGATTACCCACGGACTGGATATGCACACCAGCGCCAAACGGAAATTCCTGGAGGCTTTTGATAAATATATCCTCTCCCCACGGGGCATGGATTATCGCATTCAATTTACAGGCCCAACAGGTGCTAACGCAGTCGAAGCTGCGCTGAAACTGGCACGCAAAGTCAAAGGCCGGGAAAATATCATCAGCTTCACGAATGGCTTTCATGGCGTGACCCTGGGTGCGTTGGCCGTCACTGGCAATGAACATCATCGCGGTGCTGCTGGCGTCACCCTGGGTGGCACGACCCGGGTTCCGTTCGACGGATATCTGGGGAGCGGAATTGATACGACAGAGTATCTGGACAAGCTTCTCTCCGATGGAAGTAGCGGTGTCGATTTACCTGCTGCTGTAATCGTGGAAGCCATTCAGGGCGAGGGTGGCCTCAATGCTGCCCGGATCGACTGGCTGCAAAATCTGGAAGCGGTTTGCCGCAAGCATGATGTGCTGCTCATTCTTGATGATATTCAGGCCGGTTGTGGTCGGAGCGGCAGCTTCTTCAGCTTTGAGGATGCCGGCATTAAGCCAGACATGATCACCCTGTCGAAATCCCTCTCCGGTTATGGCCTTCCTTTTGCCATCACCCTGTTCCGCCCAGAGCTGGATCAGTGGAAACCGGGTGAGCATAACGGAACCTTCCGTGGCAACAACCACGCTTTTGTGACAGCTGCTGCCGCGCTTGAGGAGTTCTGGTCCGACGATGCCTTTATTGAACAGGTCAACGAAAACGCCCGTGTTCTTCACCATCGTCTCCTGGAAATGACCCTGAAATATGGCAAGGGCAGCCTAACAGGCCGCGGTCGCGGCATGATGCAAGGCATTGCCTTTGAAAACGGGGAAATCGCAGGCCGGATCTGCGCTCATTGCTTTGAAAACGGTTTGGTCATTGAAACCAGTGGTGCCGATGATGAAGTCGTCAAAGTTCTGGCGCCGCTAAATATTCCAGCAGAAGTGCTGAACCAGGGTCTCGATATTCTGGAAGAAGCCGTTGCTCTGGAAATTCCTGCCTCCCGCGCCCGTGCCGCTGAGTGA
- a CDS encoding ArsR/SmtB family transcription factor, translating into MKEGPDIALVASLIGDPARANMLTALLSGKALTATELAAEAGITAQTASTHLKKLEGADLIATRKQGRHKYFTLADEEVGQALEALMGLAAKRGLLRTRTGPRDPELRKARICYNHLAGDMGVRLYDGLVAKGLLQEKGQEVLLTEEGSSRFDQFGIDLSALEAARRPMCLSCLDWSERRTHLAGSLGSALLERFYEKGWAKRIDGTRIIKFSPKGEQEMLGLFG; encoded by the coding sequence ATGAAAGAAGGACCGGATATTGCCCTTGTGGCCTCCCTCATTGGGGATCCAGCACGCGCCAATATGCTGACAGCTTTGCTGTCGGGTAAGGCACTCACTGCGACCGAGCTTGCAGCGGAGGCAGGGATTACAGCGCAAACCGCCAGCACGCACTTGAAGAAACTGGAAGGGGCAGACCTGATCGCCACGCGCAAACAGGGCCGGCATAAATACTTTACCCTCGCCGATGAGGAAGTGGGCCAGGCACTGGAAGCGCTTATGGGCCTCGCCGCAAAGAGGGGGCTTCTTCGAACCCGCACAGGTCCCCGCGATCCGGAACTTCGAAAGGCGCGGATTTGTTATAACCACTTGGCCGGGGACATGGGTGTCCGGCTCTATGATGGGCTGGTCGCCAAGGGGTTATTGCAGGAAAAGGGGCAGGAAGTTCTGCTGACAGAAGAGGGCAGCAGTCGTTTCGATCAGTTTGGCATTGATCTTAGCGCCCTGGAGGCGGCCCGGCGCCCCATGTGCCTGTCCTGCCTTGATTGGAGTGAGCGGCGTACCCACCTGGCCGGTAGCCTCGGCTCCGCGCTTCTGGAGCGGTTTTACGAAAAAGGTTGGGCCAAACGCATCGATGGCACCCGCATCATCAAGTTCTCCCCCAAAGGTGAGCAGGAAATGCTGGGACTTTTTGGGTGA
- a CDS encoding sulfotransferase domain-containing protein → MDTVFRFHAFRRDMSNFSILKYRNFQGYLVTGQHSGTHWLKYMMSCAIAHKHGHPTPQHTDNAKSNDFIGHPKHTPLYPDTPRIASTHQIPHRLYDSRIVRSFLEVPPTAILFRDIRHALVSYYEKWQGETLHMSFSEFLRGDKNGHKHWADIWWHMRFYNRWGRTMERFPDKSIVLYYEDLKTDAKEQMRRIFTHFGIEMPDESLEFAVAESSREKMAAKADTEKFVRFDKRDPMEWYSPEDMEFFKKTIRENLQYHHGYQYLD, encoded by the coding sequence ATGGATACAGTTTTCAGATTTCACGCGTTTCGGCGGGATATGTCCAATTTCTCCATCCTGAAATACCGGAATTTCCAGGGATATCTGGTGACCGGTCAGCATTCAGGGACTCATTGGCTGAAATATATGATGAGCTGCGCCATTGCCCATAAACATGGTCACCCCACGCCGCAGCACACGGATAACGCCAAGAGCAACGACTTTATTGGTCATCCAAAACATACGCCGCTTTACCCGGATACCCCGCGGATTGCCAGCACTCATCAGATCCCGCATCGGCTTTACGATAGCCGGATTGTGCGCTCGTTTCTTGAAGTCCCGCCGACGGCTATCCTGTTTCGGGATATTCGCCATGCGCTGGTCTCCTATTATGAAAAATGGCAGGGAGAGACCTTGCATATGTCCTTCAGCGAGTTCCTTCGGGGCGATAAAAATGGGCATAAGCACTGGGCTGATATCTGGTGGCATATGCGGTTTTATAACCGCTGGGGCCGGACCATGGAGCGCTTTCCTGATAAAAGCATTGTCCTTTATTATGAGGATCTGAAAACCGACGCCAAAGAGCAGATGCGCCGGATTTTTACCCATTTCGGTATTGAGATGCCGGACGAAAGCCTAGAATTTGCGGTAGCTGAAAGCAGCCGGGAAAAAATGGCGGCCAAAGCGGACACGGAAAAGTTTGTCCGCTTTGACAAGCGCGATCCTATGGAATGGTACAGCCCTGAGGATATGGAATTTTTCAAAAAAACAATCCGCGAGAACCTGCAATATCACCACGGGTATCAGTATCTGGACTAA
- a CDS encoding methyl-accepting chemotaxis protein produces MFSKMKALFKKKEKQGTSTEQTYSKFGIGYRLIAAFSIVTALTIIISGLGWFSFDVLTSAQNKTAGKDIPAITQALKLANDASEISALAPQLGLSNTAEDRKENLDRLNASIKRAQDRLEELKKYITDEDALSYIAQDLQALAPMVNTLDMNVSDRLRYAALRQERLKQLQEFRNILDKGVSSMLIPIRLKMFDTSDQWIETLEKSIETALKGTTPEYNVDPLTQNMTNAMTAQESVFRVQASGFLLVSLLAEGALAETPEDVENLSNAFLSSISSMATPLAKINSGETAKFAQKFEELFQSMLQIGTKGTEDEVIFQIRKNELSSIANSTDAMTQTRALAENLSIDVNSFVNSVEASVKAAAAENGKLAEQTKLMLLIAAAISVIIAIAIGWLYIARNLVKRLLMMVESARKLSEGDLESSIYREGNDEIARLGFAIVGFRDNAREAKAAREKEEEARVRREKEREEARVAEAEREREAQAEKERLAQVAEEEKRAEMQRLADEFEGSIKHLVESFSQATSVMTNISGSMTDSAGQTTALTQNVANASQLSSNSINSVAAAAEQLSSSISEISQQVGQAASVAGEAVSEAERSNIMITGLNEAAAKIGDVVSLISDIAEQTNLLALNATIEAARAGDAGKGFAVVASEVKNLATQTAKATEEITNQIKSVQTETGNAVDAIGSISTTIGRISEINTTISAAVEEQGAATTEISRSVQQAASSANEVTENINTVNETASKTGLSASEVQEVAKKLANEAGNLQGEVDRFLQQVRNG; encoded by the coding sequence ATGTTTAGTAAAATGAAGGCTCTGTTTAAGAAAAAAGAGAAACAGGGCACCTCAACCGAACAGACCTACAGCAAGTTCGGCATTGGCTATCGACTGATTGCTGCGTTCTCAATTGTCACCGCGCTGACAATCATTATTTCCGGTCTTGGCTGGTTCAGCTTTGATGTCCTGACAAGTGCTCAGAACAAAACGGCTGGCAAAGATATTCCGGCGATCACGCAGGCCCTGAAACTGGCCAATGATGCCTCAGAAATTTCAGCTCTGGCGCCGCAGCTCGGCCTGTCCAACACAGCGGAAGATCGCAAAGAAAATCTGGACCGACTGAACGCTTCTATCAAGCGGGCGCAAGACCGGCTGGAAGAGTTGAAGAAATATATCACGGACGAAGACGCCCTTAGCTATATCGCGCAGGATCTTCAGGCCCTGGCACCGATGGTCAATACCTTGGACATGAACGTATCCGACCGTCTTCGCTATGCGGCCCTGCGTCAGGAACGCCTCAAACAACTGCAGGAATTCCGGAACATTCTGGATAAAGGCGTCAGCTCCATGCTGATCCCGATCCGCCTGAAGATGTTTGACACTTCTGATCAGTGGATTGAAACCCTGGAAAAAAGCATTGAAACAGCTCTGAAAGGGACAACACCTGAATATAATGTGGACCCACTGACACAGAATATGACAAATGCCATGACCGCCCAGGAATCTGTTTTCCGGGTGCAGGCTTCCGGTTTCCTGCTGGTGAGTCTGTTGGCTGAAGGGGCGCTTGCAGAAACGCCTGAAGATGTCGAAAACCTCTCCAATGCATTCCTGTCTTCCATCTCCAGCATGGCAACACCGCTTGCCAAGATCAATTCTGGTGAGACAGCCAAATTTGCTCAGAAGTTTGAAGAACTTTTCCAGAGCATGCTACAGATCGGCACTAAGGGAACTGAAGACGAAGTGATCTTCCAGATCCGCAAGAACGAACTCAGTTCCATTGCCAATTCAACCGATGCCATGACACAGACCCGCGCATTGGCTGAGAATCTCTCCATTGATGTGAACAGCTTTGTCAATTCAGTCGAAGCAAGCGTTAAAGCTGCGGCAGCTGAAAATGGAAAACTGGCAGAGCAGACCAAGTTGATGCTTCTGATTGCGGCCGCTATCTCCGTGATTATTGCCATAGCTATCGGCTGGCTCTACATCGCACGCAATCTCGTTAAACGTCTGTTGATGATGGTGGAAAGTGCTCGCAAGCTCTCCGAAGGGGATCTGGAAAGTAGCATCTACCGCGAAGGCAACGACGAAATTGCCCGCCTTGGCTTTGCCATTGTCGGCTTCCGCGATAATGCGCGTGAGGCGAAAGCCGCCCGCGAGAAAGAAGAGGAAGCCCGGGTTCGTCGTGAAAAAGAACGCGAAGAAGCTCGCGTTGCCGAAGCAGAGCGCGAACGCGAAGCGCAAGCTGAGAAAGAACGTCTTGCACAAGTGGCAGAAGAGGAAAAACGGGCCGAGATGCAGCGCCTTGCCGACGAGTTCGAAGGCAGCATCAAGCATCTGGTGGAAAGCTTCTCGCAAGCCACATCCGTCATGACCAACATTTCCGGTTCCATGACAGATAGCGCTGGTCAGACGACAGCTCTTACACAAAATGTGGCGAACGCTTCCCAGCTCTCCTCCAACAGCATCAATTCTGTTGCGGCGGCAGCTGAGCAGCTCTCCTCTTCCATCTCCGAGATCAGCCAGCAGGTTGGTCAGGCGGCCAGTGTCGCTGGTGAAGCGGTGTCAGAGGCAGAACGCTCCAACATCATGATCACCGGCCTCAATGAAGCTGCGGCCAAGATCGGTGATGTGGTCTCCCTGATTAGCGACATTGCTGAGCAGACGAACCTCCTGGCGCTCAACGCGACCATTGAGGCGGCCCGCGCAGGCGATGCCGGTAAAGGCTTTGCTGTTGTGGCGAGCGAGGTGAAAAACCTGGCGACCCAAACCGCAAAAGCCACCGAAGAGATCACCAATCAGATCAAGTCCGTGCAGACCGAAACGGGTAATGCGGTGGATGCCATTGGCAGCATCAGCACCACCATCGGCCGCATCAGCGAGATCAACACAACGATCTCTGCCGCTGTTGAGGAGCAGGGCGCTGCCACCACCGAAATCAGCCGGAGCGTCCAGCAGGCCGCCTCCAGCGCGAACGAGGTGACGGAAAACATCAACACGGTGAACGAAACCGCCAGCAAAACAGGTCTTTCTGCCTCCGAAGTGCAGGAAGTGGCCAAGAAACTGGCAAACGAAGCGGGTAACCTGCAAGGCGAAGTCGATCGCTTCCTGCAGCAGGTCCGCAACGGCTAA
- the ectA gene encoding diaminobutyrate acetyltransferase — protein MRTLSTGTFGPGSNPFVIDTPSATDGSEVNDLIANCQPLDENSVYCNLLQCTHFASTSAIAKANDGVYGFVSGYIVPEAPHRLFIWQVAVDEAARGHGLAKRMILDILSRPVCEDVTELHTTITPSNSASQALFSSVADSLDTKAESKLVFDRNRHLDGAHESEHLWIIGPFDNMAEELVKKAA, from the coding sequence ATGCGGACACTTAGTACGGGGACGTTTGGACCGGGCTCCAATCCCTTTGTCATTGACACCCCATCGGCAACCGATGGGTCTGAAGTAAACGATCTTATTGCAAACTGTCAGCCACTGGATGAAAACTCAGTATACTGCAATCTCTTGCAGTGCACTCATTTCGCCAGCACGTCTGCCATCGCCAAGGCAAATGACGGCGTATACGGGTTTGTTTCTGGATACATCGTACCGGAAGCACCTCACCGCCTGTTCATTTGGCAAGTCGCTGTAGATGAGGCGGCCAGAGGTCATGGTCTTGCCAAGCGGATGATTTTGGACATTCTGTCCCGTCCGGTCTGTGAAGACGTGACAGAATTGCATACCACCATTACCCCAAGCAATTCAGCCTCTCAGGCTCTGTTCAGCTCCGTTGCTGACAGCCTTGATACCAAAGCTGAATCCAAGCTTGTATTCGATCGGAACCGTCACCTGGATGGTGCTCATGAGAGCGAGCATCTGTGGATCATTGGACCGTTCGACAATATGGCTGAGGAACTGGTGAAAAAAGCTGCCTGA
- a CDS encoding MarR family winged helix-turn-helix transcriptional regulator, which yields MDRLEETLVALRQIMRATDLSGRSLARETGLSTSQLLAMQALKSGDEMTAGAIAKEVNLSQATISSLIDKLEGRGLVMRERGSTDKRKVYVVLTHAGEELLSQAPTALQDRFSEKFEELEDWEQGMIAAAMGRVASMMGASNIDAAPVLHTGAIDKTPV from the coding sequence ATGGATCGGCTTGAGGAAACACTTGTCGCACTCCGTCAGATTATGCGGGCAACGGACCTGAGTGGTCGAAGTTTGGCGCGGGAGACGGGTTTGTCCACATCACAATTGCTGGCAATGCAGGCTTTGAAATCCGGAGACGAAATGACGGCCGGTGCGATCGCCAAAGAAGTCAATTTATCCCAGGCGACGATCAGCAGCCTGATCGATAAGCTGGAAGGCCGGGGACTGGTCATGCGCGAGCGGGGCTCGACTGATAAGCGAAAAGTCTATGTGGTTTTGACACATGCGGGCGAGGAGCTTCTGAGCCAGGCGCCAACCGCCTTGCAGGATCGATTCTCCGAAAAATTTGAAGAGCTGGAAGATTGGGAACAGGGCATGATTGCTGCTGCCATGGGGCGTGTGGCCAGCATGATGGGCGCCTCCAACATTGACGCAGCGCCTGTTCTGCATACCGGCGCTATCGACAAGACACCGGTTTAA
- a CDS encoding ectoine synthase has translation MFVRTLQAAEKSDRRVTSETWESTRLVLADDNMGFSFHITTIYANTTTEMWYRNHLETVYCISGEGEIETLDDGKVYQIVPGTVYNLDKHDKHVLRARTELKLACVFNPPVTGKEVHDETGAYPAPEDMKKSA, from the coding sequence ATGTTTGTTCGCACTTTACAGGCGGCGGAAAAATCCGATCGCCGTGTTACATCTGAAACTTGGGAAAGCACACGTCTGGTTTTGGCCGATGACAACATGGGCTTCTCCTTTCACATCACAACGATTTACGCCAACACCACAACAGAAATGTGGTACCGCAACCATCTGGAAACGGTTTATTGCATCTCCGGTGAAGGTGAGATCGAAACCCTTGATGATGGCAAGGTTTACCAGATCGTGCCGGGAACTGTTTATAACCTTGATAAACATGACAAGCATGTGTTGCGCGCCCGCACCGAACTGAAGCTCGCCTGCGTCTTCAATCCGCCTGTCACAGGTAAGGAAGTGCACGACGAAACCGGTGCGTATCCGGCTCCTGAAGACATGAAGAAGTCGGCTTAA
- a CDS encoding NIPSNAP family protein yields the protein MLTCFIQYQIDPTKKAAFEEYARNWAIAIPRNGAELVGYFAPHEGSTTLAYGVYHIENLAAYEQYRQRLAADPLGQKNYEFAMREKFILKEDRTFLKNASLIRE from the coding sequence ATGCTAACCTGTTTTATTCAATACCAAATTGACCCTACCAAGAAAGCCGCGTTTGAGGAATATGCCCGCAACTGGGCGATTGCCATTCCCCGAAACGGCGCGGAGCTCGTGGGGTATTTCGCACCCCATGAAGGCTCCACGACGCTGGCTTACGGGGTTTATCATATTGAAAATCTCGCCGCTTATGAGCAATATCGACAACGCCTGGCGGCAGATCCGCTGGGCCAGAAAAATTATGAATTTGCGATGCGGGAGAAGTTTATCCTCAAAGAGGATCGAACTTTTCTGAAAAACGCATCCCTGATCCGGGAGTAA
- a CDS encoding antibiotic biosynthesis monooxygenase family protein encodes MIAIIFEVEPAEGKRDAYLDIAANLKAHLSEIDGFISVERFQSLTNPDKMLSVSFFETEDAVKQWRNLEVHRQAQAAGRSGIFKGYRLRVASVIRDYGLEERTEAPDDSKSANG; translated from the coding sequence ATGATCGCCATCATTTTTGAAGTGGAACCGGCTGAAGGCAAGCGCGATGCCTATCTGGACATTGCCGCCAACCTGAAAGCGCATTTGAGTGAAATTGACGGGTTTATCTCGGTTGAGCGGTTCCAGAGCCTGACCAACCCGGACAAAATGCTCTCCGTCTCGTTTTTCGAAACCGAGGATGCTGTAAAGCAATGGCGGAATCTGGAGGTGCATCGTCAAGCGCAAGCCGCTGGGCGGAGCGGTATCTTCAAGGGGTATCGCCTTCGTGTTGCCTCCGTCATTCGAGACTACGGGCTTGAAGAGAGAACAGAAGCCCCGGATGACAGTAAATCCGCCAATGGATAG